The DNA region AGCGCCTCGAGCCGTACGTCCGCGCCGAGGACGGCAAGGACGTGGATCTCGAGCCCGCGGTCGTGTTCGAGGTGGGCTACGAGGAGATCCAGACCTCGCCGACGTACAGTTCGGGGTACGCGCTCCGATTCCCCCGGTTTCTCGGGATCAGGGAGGACAAAACGCCGTCCGAGGCGGACTCCCTCGAGCGCGTCGAACGGCTCCGGTCGCCGTGACCGAAGGGCGTCTGTGGCTGGTCACGAGGTGGTTTCGGCGGTCCTCATCGACTCGCCGTCGATCGTCACGGCGACGGCGTCGGGTTCGTCGTCCTCCTCGTCGGTGATTCGTATCGCAATAGAATGGACTACGGCATCGTCGACTGTCGGCTCGTCCGAATCGGAGGCGATAGAGACGTGAATACCGTCTTCGGTTCGTTCGATTTCCCGGACCTCGAGCCAGTGCTGGCTCGACCACGATCGTACCACGACGACCACGAGGTACGATCGGTCGAAATCGGTCTCCGCGACGAATTCCATGATTTCGTCCTCGGCCTCGCCCTCGCTCTCGTTTCCGTCCCCGTCCTCGCCTCGCATCCGCTCTCGAGCCGTCGACCGGTCCGTGAGGATCGTCTGGTACGAGTGTGGTCGCTCCCCAGACGGCTCGAGACCGTCGTCTACCAGGTGACTGCCGACGCGATGGTGCGTCTCGACCGTCATCCCATCAGGGAGGGTGGGGCTCTCTCTTGCCCCCAGACACCCCGCGACGCTGACCGACCCCATCGCGACCCCGGCGAGGAATCGGCGGCGGTTCATATCCCCCATTCTCGTCGGCCGCATATATGTATTCTTGGTGACGTCTACTCCACGGGTGGATACCCCGGTCGAACCGAGTTCGTTTTTACAGTACGGCCAGCGGACGTGTATCCAGTTTCCGGGTTTCCGCGACCAGATGTTTCGAACGACCTCAAACCGACATCCATTCTCGAGTGACACCGAACCGGCATCCATTTGACCGTTCGTCCACCGAAGACGAGGTATGAGCGAACGAGAGGACAGTCTCGACGCGGGGTCGACGGCGGATCGGGCCACAGTCGCCGCTCGAGCGGCCGAGGCCGGGTCCAAGGTCGCCCACGACTCGTTCCGGAAGGACATTCCGGTCGAGTTGAAGGGCGGGAAGACGGACGTGGTAACCCAGGCGGACCGGGACGCCCAGCGGACGGTCATCGAAGTGATCCGGGAGACCTACCCCGACGATCCGATCGTCGGCGAGGAGGACGACGAGCGAAAGACGGTCCCGCCGGAGGGGCCCGCCTGGATCATCGACCCCATCGACGGGACGAACAACTACGTCCGCGGGATTCGAATCTTCGGAACGGCCGTCGCCGCCGTCGTGGACGGCGAACCCGTCGGATCGGCGGTCGTCATGCCCGCGCTGGGCGATACGTACCGGGCGGGGCCGGACGGCGTCACCCGCAACGGCGAGCACATCTCGGTCAGCGACCGCGACGACCCCGAGACCTGCGCGGTCTGTCCGACCATCTGGTGGGACTTCGACGAGCGCGACCAGTACGCCGCCGCGACCAGGGAGATCGTCCAGCGCTTCGGCGACATGCGGCGGTACGGCTGCGCGCAGGCGGCCCTCTCGATGGTCGCCGCGGGCGCACTCGACGGCGTCATCACGAACCTCAGGGCGAATCCCTGGGATTCCGTCGCTGGGGTCCACCTGATCAGAACGGCCGGCGGAACGGTCACTGACATCGACGGCGAACCCTGGCGCTACGATTCTCGAGGTCTGGTCGCCTCCAACGGAGAAGACGAGGTCCACGACGAGGTACTCGCGGCGACGCGAGCCATCGAAACGTAGCAATTTCAATCGGCCTCGAGGGAGAGGTTCGCTACGGTTTGAGTAGCAGATGTGTTACCGTCTGAGAAATAGATTCGCTACCGCTCGACCGCCACGTCCACAGACGAGGGAAGTGAGACGGCGAGCGCGTTGCTGGTCAGGTTACCGGTCGCGCGGCGCAACCGCTCGGAGACGGCGTTCGTCGAGATGTCCAGCGCCTCCGCCAGGTCCTCGATCTGCGCCTCGCGCGGAACCTCGAAGTATCCCATTCGAAGCGCGGTCACGAGCGCCTCCCGCTGCTCGGGCGTCAGGTCGTACTCGCGTTCCTTCGGCGCAGAGCCAGGGTACATCCGCTGGAGTTCGAACGCGTAGCCCTGTTCGTGGAAGAACGTCTGGAACTCCTCGAGCGCCTCCCGGTCGACGAACTGAAGTTTGAGGTACCAGGTGCCGTTCGCGGCTTCCGCCTCCTGCATGACGCCGTGGCGGTCGACGATCTGGTCCACCAGGTGCTGAACGGGTTCGGCCCAGTCGACGTTGAAGTAGTGGACGTTCGAGTCCGAATCGAGCAGGGTGAGTTCGTTGACGGAAGGATCGTTTCGAAGCGTCGTCTCCAGGGTCTCGAGGTCGTCCTCGTCCGCGGCCACCCACAGAAACGGCATCACCCACTCCCTGCTGTGGGTCGCGAGGCGCTCGACCTCCACGGTCGCGTCTGGAAGGGTCTCGAGCGTGTGCTCAAGCGCGAACGCGTTCGCAGGAACGGTAAACTCGGTGATAACGCTCATACGATGAATCTCGAGTGGACAACCATAAACAGGCCGACATTGGTCGAGTTGCGGATGTACAAAGAATTTTGTCGACCTGATGTACATCAATAGTATGGACCTCGACGACACCGATCGGGCGATCCTCCGGATTCTACAGGAAAACGCCCGAACGCCGTTCAGCGAAATCGCCCGCCAGATCGACATGTCGAGCGCGACCGTGCACGACCGGGTCAATCGCTTAGAGGAAGCGGACGTCATCGAGGGCTACCACGCGCAGGTCGAGCCGAAATCGATCGGGCTCGGCATCTCCGCGCTCGTCGGTCTGCGGGTCGAACAGGGGCGGGAACAGGATACTCTCGACCGACTGACCGACATCGAGGGGGTCCAGGAGGTCCATCTCACGACTGGCGAATGGGACGTCATGATGCGCGTCTACGCTGCCGACGCGGACGCTCTGCGCGAGTTGATGTTCGACCAGATCGCACAGATGGACGGCTTTTCGCGTTCGCAGACCATGGTCATTCTCGGGACGACCTACGACAGCCAGGAACTACCAATCGCGCCGGACGGGAACTGACGTCGTCTCGGTCGCCGTTTGCTCACGCAGCGAAAAACCGCAAACGGTAAGCGACGACCACACCGGTGTGGTGGTATGGAAGCGTACGTCGACCGCTACGGCGCAGGACGAATCTGGCTGGCGGTCGTGGGATCGCTCGTCGCGTTGATCACGCTCGCGGCTATAGTGTTCCCGCAGCGAGTCGCCGCCGACATCCTCTGGCACTACTACTGGGGTCCAGTCGCCGCCGACGCCCAGAACTACGGCTGTCTCGCCTGGAACGGCGGGTCACCGACCGAGTGCGGGCCGAACACGACCGGACCGGAGGCCAGCCCCGGCTACACCTGGCAGTCCTACGCGGGGTACATTCCGACGCTCGTGCTCATGCTCGTCGGGATCATCCTCCTGATCAAGCACCTCGAGATCGATCGCTACCGCGCGGGCTTTTACGGCCTGTTCCCGTTCATGCTGTTCGGCGGGGCGCTGCGCGTCGTCGAGGACGCCAACGTCCGCGCGCTCGTCGAGACCGGCGAGATGCAGATGGAATTGCCGTGGGTAGCGGCACTCATCAGTCCCTTCATCTACGTGACCGTCTTCTTCGTCGCGTTGTTCGCTGTCGTCGTCTCCGTCTGGCTCGATCGAAACGGGTACGTCTCGGGCTACGAGTACCCCCTCGCTGGAATCGGGACGGCCGCGTTGACGGTGACGGTAGCCTACCTCGGCTACTTCGCAGCGACCTACGAACTGGCGAGTTTCCACCCGCTCATTCCGACGATCACGCTGGTCGGAGCTACTGTCGTCACCGCCGTCACCTACGGGGCGATCACGCGATTCGCGCCGGATCTCAACCGGGGAACCGGGTTCATGGGAGCGATCGTCATCTGGGCGCACAGCGTCGACGGCATCGCCAACGTCATCGGCCTCGACTGGGCCAGCGCGTTCGGCCTCGGGTACGATCCGAAACACCCGGTCAACGCCTGGATCGTCGCCACGACCGAAGCGGTGCTCCCGGCGTCGGTCGTCGACGTGATCGGCGCGGCCTGGCCGTTCCTCATCGTCAAAGTCGTCGCCGCCGTCTTCATCATCTGGGTGTTCGACGAGTCGATCTTCGAGGAGAGTCCCCGGTACGCCATCTTGCTGTTGATCACGGTGGTCGCCGTCGGTCTCGGGCCGGGAACGCGAGACATGCTTCGGGCGACGTTCGGGATCTGAGTCCCTAACCCAATTAGTTCGTTCAGCGTGGGAACAAGCCGATTCGTCGATCGACTTCAGGCCGCGAACCAGGCGCCAAATTAGATCGAAATCAGCCAGTACGACGCCGAATGCGAGGATATCGGGTCAGTATCCCGGTCCCGCCCGTCGCCAGCACTCGTCGAAACTCGAGGCGAGGTCGGTGGCAATTCCATCGTCCCGGAAGTTGACGACGGCGAGGAGGTCGTCGGCGTGAACCGGATCGAGGACCTCGACGCAGACCTCCCGGTCGTCGACGACGATAAACCGCTGGTGAGGGACGGTCTTCGTTCGACGAATACGCAACCCGGAATCGAGCAACCGCGCGAGCGGCGGTGAGGACGGGTCGAACTCGGTCGCGAGCAATCGAACGTCGATTCCGTCGTCGAGACAGGCCTCGAGCCGCGTGACGAACGCTTCGCGGATGTCCGACCGGAACGCGACCGTGTCGACGTAGATTCGGATCTCGATGGCCGCCGAACCGAAGCGCTCGACCAGAAGGTCGCGCGCGGCGACGTCGTGGAACGCGCTGGTCGCGAACTGCTCGGTCTGTACCTCCTCGGCGAGCGCCGTCAGGTTCCGGCGGGCACTCGAGGCCGTCCGTTCGTACTCGCCGCGTTTCGTCTCGAGTTCGTTTCGACGGCGTCCGAGGACGCGATCGATCGCCATCGACGGTTCGACGTGGGCGTACGTCCGCGGGCGGCCGTCGTCCGCTCTGACGAGCGATCGGTCCGCGAGGGAATTGAGCACGTCGTAGATTCGCCCGATCGGGACGTCTGCCTCGGACGCCACGTCGTCGGCCGTCATCACGCCGTTCTCTACGAGGGCGACGTACACTCGAGCCTCGTAACTCGAGAGCCCCAGCGTCGTCAACTCGTCGACGTACTCGTCCATGTGAGCATTCGTGACGTTCAGCCTCGGATGACTTAGGGGTTGCGTTCGCCAGGATCTCATCGAAAAATGCGTTCAACGCGGCTTTCCGTCGGTTGGGAGGAGATCCAGGTCTTCGGCGATCAGCGGACGAACGCGAACGAATTACTCGGCGGAGTGAGC from Natronosalvus rutilus includes:
- a CDS encoding inositol monophosphatase family protein translates to MSEREDSLDAGSTADRATVAARAAEAGSKVAHDSFRKDIPVELKGGKTDVVTQADRDAQRTVIEVIRETYPDDPIVGEEDDERKTVPPEGPAWIIDPIDGTNNYVRGIRIFGTAVAAVVDGEPVGSAVVMPALGDTYRAGPDGVTRNGEHISVSDRDDPETCAVCPTIWWDFDERDQYAAATREIVQRFGDMRRYGCAQAALSMVAAGALDGVITNLRANPWDSVAGVHLIRTAGGTVTDIDGEPWRYDSRGLVASNGEDEVHDEVLAATRAIET
- a CDS encoding helix-turn-helix domain-containing protein, coding for MSVITEFTVPANAFALEHTLETLPDATVEVERLATHSREWVMPFLWVAADEDDLETLETTLRNDPSVNELTLLDSDSNVHYFNVDWAEPVQHLVDQIVDRHGVMQEAEAANGTWYLKLQFVDREALEEFQTFFHEQGYAFELQRMYPGSAPKEREYDLTPEQREALVTALRMGYFEVPREAQIEDLAEALDISTNAVSERLRRATGNLTSNALAVSLPSSVDVAVER
- a CDS encoding Lrp/AsnC family transcriptional regulator; the protein is MDLDDTDRAILRILQENARTPFSEIARQIDMSSATVHDRVNRLEEADVIEGYHAQVEPKSIGLGISALVGLRVEQGREQDTLDRLTDIEGVQEVHLTTGEWDVMMRVYAADADALRELMFDQIAQMDGFSRSQTMVILGTTYDSQELPIAPDGN
- a CDS encoding DUF63 family protein yields the protein MEAYVDRYGAGRIWLAVVGSLVALITLAAIVFPQRVAADILWHYYWGPVAADAQNYGCLAWNGGSPTECGPNTTGPEASPGYTWQSYAGYIPTLVLMLVGIILLIKHLEIDRYRAGFYGLFPFMLFGGALRVVEDANVRALVETGEMQMELPWVAALISPFIYVTVFFVALFAVVVSVWLDRNGYVSGYEYPLAGIGTAALTVTVAYLGYFAATYELASFHPLIPTITLVGATVVTAVTYGAITRFAPDLNRGTGFMGAIVIWAHSVDGIANVIGLDWASAFGLGYDPKHPVNAWIVATTEAVLPASVVDVIGAAWPFLIVKVVAAVFIIWVFDESIFEESPRYAILLLITVVAVGLGPGTRDMLRATFGI
- a CDS encoding TrmB family transcriptional regulator, which gives rise to MDEYVDELTTLGLSSYEARVYVALVENGVMTADDVASEADVPIGRIYDVLNSLADRSLVRADDGRPRTYAHVEPSMAIDRVLGRRRNELETKRGEYERTASSARRNLTALAEEVQTEQFATSAFHDVAARDLLVERFGSAAIEIRIYVDTVAFRSDIREAFVTRLEACLDDGIDVRLLATEFDPSSPPLARLLDSGLRIRRTKTVPHQRFIVVDDREVCVEVLDPVHADDLLAVVNFRDDGIATDLASSFDECWRRAGPGY